The Sulfuricurvum sp. genome contains a region encoding:
- the rplU gene encoding 50S ribosomal protein L21, whose product MYAIIKNGGKQYKVQEGDILLFDKMGLDPKTAIEIKEVLAVNNGELRTGTPFVEGAVVKAEVINEGRDRKVVIFKKRRRKDSKVKRGFRRDHTRVRITAISA is encoded by the coding sequence ATGTACGCAATCATTAAAAATGGTGGTAAACAGTACAAAGTTCAAGAGGGTGATATCCTTTTGTTCGATAAAATGGGCTTAGACCCTAAAACTGCCATCGAAATCAAAGAAGTTCTTGCTGTGAATAACGGTGAGCTTCGCACAGGTACTCCATTTGTAGAGGGTGCTGTTGTTAAGGCTGAAGTAATCAACGAAGGTCGCGACCGTAAAGTTGTAATTTTCAAAAAACGTCGTCGTAAAGACAGTAAAGTAAAACGTGGTTTCCGTAGAGATCACACTCGCGTTCGTATCACTGCGATCAGCGCGTAA
- a CDS encoding MarR family transcriptional regulator, with amino-acid sequence MNRCECPIEESLGCVTNHSAMAARNYLTRQLALNGIDMTIEQFKVMVVLWKEGTSTQQNIADFVGKDKTSVTRLIAGLEKRSLIERATACQDKRCNHVTLTAQGIALEKPTMKVLEEASHYMHQGIDPNELAITMRVLKQMCFTLNYTSKESE; translated from the coding sequence ATGAATCGATGTGAATGCCCGATTGAAGAGTCGCTAGGGTGCGTAACAAACCATTCTGCGATGGCCGCACGTAACTACCTCACTCGTCAACTTGCCCTTAATGGAATCGATATGACGATTGAGCAGTTTAAAGTGATGGTTGTTTTGTGGAAAGAGGGAACCTCTACACAACAAAACATTGCCGATTTCGTCGGCAAAGACAAAACATCCGTAACCCGACTTATCGCAGGTTTGGAAAAACGCTCTCTTATAGAAAGAGCGACAGCATGTCAAGATAAGCGATGCAATCATGTCACGTTAACGGCGCAAGGAATCGCACTGGAGAAACCGACCATGAAAGTTTTAGAGGAAGCATCTCACTACATGCATCAAGGAATCGATCCAAACGAACTCGCCATTACCATGCGCGTTTTAAAACAAATGTGTTTCACACTTAATTACACCTCAAAGGAATCTGAATGA
- the rpmA gene encoding 50S ribosomal protein L27 has product MAHKKGQGSTQNNRDSAGRRLGVKKYGGEFVRAGNIIIRQRGTKVHPGKNIGMGKDHTLYALVDGVVAFERKDKKRKQVSVVPAA; this is encoded by the coding sequence ATGGCACATAAAAAGGGTCAGGGTAGTACCCAAAATAACCGCGACTCAGCGGGACGTAGATTAGGTGTTAAAAAATACGGCGGTGAATTCGTACGTGCGGGTAATATCATTATTCGTCAACGCGGAACAAAAGTTCACCCAGGTAAAAATATCGGTATGGGTAAAGATCACACTTTGTATGCATTGGTTGACGGTGTTGTTGCTTTCGAGCGCAAAGACAAAAAACGCAAACAAGTTTCTGTAGTACCTGCCGCATAA
- a CDS encoding response regulator gives MGADLREYTLLYVEDERKIQLKMGEYFESYFKTVYYASDGNEALKLYHHYYPDVVILDINIPKINGLEVARQIRNVNKRTRIIIMSAHSEKELLLQATEIDMSKYLIKPVSPFELKKALEKITYELSWMTTNLTQKSFDYHIGKEGLIFKNNSPLSLSKSEHKVLGLLIKNFGNIVRYESFFYDELNSPITNEATLRNIIAKLRKICPDIIIKNIKDVGYISNKAE, from the coding sequence TTGGGAGCAGATTTAAGAGAATATACTCTTCTTTATGTCGAAGATGAACGTAAGATTCAGCTTAAAATGGGTGAGTATTTTGAATCATATTTTAAAACTGTTTATTATGCATCAGATGGGAATGAGGCTTTAAAATTATATCACCACTATTATCCTGATGTGGTAATTTTAGATATTAACATACCAAAAATAAATGGTTTAGAGGTTGCTAGACAAATTCGAAATGTAAATAAGAGAACAAGAATTATCATAATGAGTGCTCATTCAGAGAAAGAACTATTATTGCAAGCAACTGAAATTGACATGAGTAAATATTTAATAAAGCCTGTATCCCCATTTGAACTGAAAAAGGCACTTGAAAAAATAACTTATGAACTATCATGGATGACTACTAATTTAACTCAAAAAAGTTTTGATTATCATATTGGCAAAGAGGGGCTAATATTCAAAAATAATAGTCCATTATCCTTATCGAAAAGTGAACATAAAGTACTAGGGTTACTTATTAAAAATTTTGGTAATATTGTTAGGTATGAGAGTTTTTTTTATGATGAGCTAAATTCCCCAATTACAAATGAAGCAACATTACGTAATATTATTGCAAAACTTCGTAAAATATGCCCAGATATTATTATTAAAAATATTAAAGATGTAGGATATATTAGTAATAAAGCTGAGTAG
- a CDS encoding efflux transporter outer membrane subunit, with amino-acid sequence MNNTTITLSLLCSLLLGGCAIGPDYERPQNSAPTSFRYSDGNTSTTIDKAWWNHFDDNYLNKSIEEALAHNFDLISASASVDAMLGKFDTAKSYLYPQINANGSLTRQGVNGTDTYQLKDGVTSTYAANLSLATYEIDLFGKVRRANEAVRAQLLATEFSHQTLKISISANVAASYIKISSLNSQIALARENIKASEDIYNFNKLKYQYGTIAQTTLLQSSAEVQNAKAIASQLEASKIAEEANFNLLLGRNPTNVTTTELDKITLPTLPSALPSQILQNRPDIALAEQNLISANAKIGIARAEYYPSIQLTGMGGIQSLDLSNFTSNPTTIWKILPSITLPIFTAGRVEGDIKTAEAEHTQMLAAYQKAIVNAFNDADNAIAQNSKSNDQLRYQKERSEAIKIAFDQAKLRYNVGTISYNDLLIVQQQWLSAQQSYLQARQNNLISTVNLYKAFGGGWDNTQNVPNPNILPAGR; translated from the coding sequence ATGAATAACACAACCATTACACTCTCATTACTTTGTTCCCTTCTTTTAGGGGGGTGTGCGATTGGACCCGATTACGAACGTCCTCAAAATAGTGCACCTACCTCTTTTCGATACAGTGATGGCAATACCTCAACAACCATTGACAAAGCATGGTGGAACCATTTTGATGATAATTATCTCAATAAAAGTATTGAAGAGGCACTGGCCCATAACTTTGATCTCATCAGTGCTTCGGCATCGGTGGATGCTATGTTGGGAAAATTTGATACGGCAAAATCGTATTTGTACCCTCAAATCAATGCAAACGGATCACTCACTCGTCAAGGTGTCAATGGAACTGATACGTATCAATTAAAGGATGGAGTTACCTCAACCTATGCCGCTAATCTCTCACTCGCAACGTATGAAATCGATCTCTTTGGAAAAGTACGCCGTGCTAATGAAGCGGTACGTGCCCAATTACTCGCCACAGAATTTTCACACCAAACACTAAAAATTTCCATCAGTGCCAATGTTGCGGCATCGTATATCAAAATTTCCTCTTTAAACTCCCAAATAGCTCTTGCACGTGAAAACATCAAAGCTTCCGAAGATATCTATAATTTTAATAAACTTAAATATCAGTATGGGACAATCGCCCAAACTACCCTTCTCCAATCGTCTGCGGAGGTTCAAAATGCCAAAGCTATAGCTTCTCAACTCGAAGCGTCTAAAATTGCCGAAGAGGCAAATTTTAATCTCTTATTGGGACGAAACCCTACCAATGTGACAACAACAGAACTGGATAAAATCACTTTACCAACCTTACCATCAGCCCTTCCGTCTCAAATTCTCCAAAATCGTCCGGATATTGCATTAGCAGAACAAAACCTCATCTCTGCAAATGCCAAAATCGGTATTGCGCGCGCCGAATATTATCCAAGTATTCAGTTGACCGGTATGGGTGGAATACAAAGCCTAGATCTTTCTAATTTTACCTCAAACCCTACCACAATATGGAAAATCCTCCCCTCCATCACACTCCCTATTTTTACGGCAGGACGAGTAGAGGGAGATATAAAAACAGCAGAAGCAGAACATACACAGATGCTTGCAGCATATCAAAAAGCTATCGTAAATGCTTTTAACGATGCGGATAATGCCATCGCTCAAAACTCTAAATCCAATGATCAACTTCGCTACCAAAAAGAACGCTCAGAAGCTATTAAAATCGCCTTTGATCAGGCAAAACTTCGTTATAACGTCGGAACAATCTCCTACAACGATTTGCTTATCGTTCAACAACAATGGCTCTCAGCACAACAAAGTTACCTGCAAGCACGCCAAAATAATTTGATTTCTACAGTGAATCTCTATAAAGCATTCGGAGGAGGATGGGACAACACGCAAAATGTCCCTAATCCCAATATATTGCCAGCAGGAAGATAA
- a CDS encoding efflux RND transporter periplasmic adaptor subunit encodes MNRLTTITLSSALIIAMSGCERPKAAGMEKPPEGPVPVTTTEVKTGNFPAVLQATGQTQAFNTVQVFARVNGYLQKRSYTEGSFVNKGDTLFVIDPSDLKNALESAKAAYELASATHTNAKAVLNRIKPLAEANAASQQDLDSATASERNAAAALSAAKASLEQAKLNLSYTTLKSPLNGFVDKSKIDVGTYVAAGANGLLTTVYQTDPMYVNFTFSENEKLARQNAIANGKLTIPKDGKYEIELTLSDGTTLARKGSINFIAPFVDSTTGNITYRAEINNSDHKLLPGQFVQVKVKGMEWKNALYVPQKTLLTGEKGKFLYALETNNTVTPKPVVAGEWVGENILIESGVNAGDKIAADGLPKLKPGAEVIPNTK; translated from the coding sequence ATGAATCGTCTCACAACTATTACCTTATCAAGTGCACTTATCATCGCGATGAGCGGATGCGAACGCCCAAAAGCTGCCGGTATGGAAAAACCGCCCGAAGGGCCGGTACCTGTAACAACGACCGAAGTCAAAACAGGTAATTTTCCCGCTGTTTTACAAGCAACCGGACAAACGCAAGCTTTTAATACGGTTCAAGTTTTTGCACGTGTCAATGGATATCTCCAAAAACGTTCGTATACTGAAGGTTCATTCGTCAACAAAGGGGATACGTTATTTGTTATCGACCCGAGTGATTTAAAAAATGCTTTAGAGAGTGCCAAAGCGGCGTATGAGCTAGCATCCGCTACACATACTAATGCCAAAGCCGTTTTGAACCGTATTAAACCTTTGGCGGAAGCAAATGCGGCTAGTCAACAAGATCTCGATAGTGCAACAGCTAGTGAGCGAAACGCAGCCGCAGCTCTCTCGGCAGCAAAAGCATCGTTAGAACAAGCCAAACTCAATCTTAGCTATACTACCCTCAAATCTCCACTCAACGGATTCGTCGATAAATCCAAAATCGATGTCGGTACTTATGTTGCTGCAGGTGCAAATGGTCTACTCACGACCGTCTACCAAACCGATCCAATGTACGTTAATTTTACTTTTAGTGAAAATGAAAAACTTGCTCGACAAAATGCAATTGCAAACGGTAAGCTTACTATTCCAAAAGATGGGAAATATGAAATTGAGCTCACCCTCAGTGACGGTACAACGTTAGCACGTAAAGGCTCTATCAATTTTATCGCGCCATTTGTCGATTCAACTACCGGAAATATTACCTATCGTGCTGAAATCAATAACAGTGACCATAAGCTTCTCCCTGGACAATTTGTTCAAGTAAAAGTTAAAGGGATGGAGTGGAAGAATGCTCTCTATGTCCCTCAAAAAACACTTCTAACCGGTGAAAAAGGGAAATTTCTTTACGCACTCGAAACCAACAATACCGTTACTCCGAAACCTGTTGTTGCAGGAGAATGGGTAGGTGAAAATATCCTCATCGAAAGCGGTGTCAATGCAGGAGATAAAATCGCTGCCGATGGACTTCCTAAACTCAAACCGGGAGCGGAAGTGATTCCGAATACAAAATAA
- a CDS encoding transporter substrate-binding domain-containing protein, protein MRIKKVFFYYIFLVLFSFSSTLFAVDVTVGFGYSKPPFVFAQSEKDTNENRGIELKIMSEALAYRNHTMKSKYISKNKLLTQLQSGIVDASSALSTSESQHNIYYSDEFVYFWNYAVTQPDDTNTISSLNDLEGRKVLAWESATKDLGPKFKKATSKMAFYRGVANQEEQVLLFLEKRADTLVIDWNVFSYFALKYGYDPTKYHQYNIFGGKTGYKVGFRDAALRDDFNAGLAHLKSSGRYDEIYDKIWTVSDKVSLSKEEQTYIALKGSLRLCFDPDWMPYEGKTKDGMLDGMSSDYLALLSHKTGFDITLRPTYNWSDSLLAIKKRQCDLIIMATSTKERKAYLDFTTPYLSFPYVVVTQSKQDFVDDFEKVINHKYAVLKDYASVSDLKRNYPSLDLVEVKNISEGLHKVKSGEVFGFIDSTATVSRVIQAEGLDLKISAKLPIGYELAIATRNDEVFLHSIFQKAVDSITPEDKQRIENKWLAINIQRITDYSLAYKVLFGSIVFMILILYWYKNLKKAHKRTQHALWLLQKAKKNLKQLNFNLEKRVEEELAKRMKFEKELSQKSRLESMGEMIDNIAHQWRQPLMNINAILLNIDRMYELGKLDASYLEDTLKEATDLTAHMSQTIEDFRNFFRKDRDKELVHMNEIMTYSCNLLSSVLKDITICLDSAENLKILVYKNELIQVIVSILSNSIDVLMQRDIGKKKIFVSVVDYNDEIRIIIEDNGGGIADEHIDRIFEPYYTTKHKFGGSGLGLYICKMIIEEHMHGFISVENTTNGAKFIIILKKEFSWEQI, encoded by the coding sequence ATGCGTATAAAAAAAGTTTTTTTTTACTATATATTTTTAGTGCTATTTTCCTTTTCATCAACCCTGTTTGCCGTTGATGTAACGGTAGGTTTCGGTTATTCCAAACCCCCGTTTGTTTTTGCTCAATCCGAAAAAGACACCAATGAAAATCGCGGCATTGAATTGAAAATCATGTCAGAAGCATTGGCATATCGAAACCATACGATGAAAAGCAAATATATCAGTAAAAATAAGTTACTTACTCAACTACAAAGCGGAATCGTTGATGCTTCGTCAGCACTTTCTACTTCAGAATCGCAACACAATATTTACTATTCAGATGAATTTGTCTATTTTTGGAACTATGCCGTTACCCAACCAGATGATACAAACACCATTTCTTCGTTAAACGACCTCGAAGGAAGGAAAGTACTTGCTTGGGAAAGTGCTACTAAGGATTTAGGGCCAAAGTTTAAAAAAGCAACATCAAAAATGGCATTTTACAGAGGAGTCGCCAATCAGGAAGAACAGGTCTTATTGTTTTTAGAAAAACGAGCTGACACATTGGTAATCGATTGGAATGTTTTTTCCTACTTTGCACTAAAATATGGCTATGACCCGACCAAATATCACCAGTACAATATATTTGGCGGTAAAACGGGATACAAAGTCGGATTTCGAGATGCTGCGTTGCGCGATGACTTTAATGCAGGACTTGCGCATCTCAAATCTTCCGGACGATACGATGAAATCTATGATAAAATTTGGACAGTATCCGATAAAGTTTCGTTGAGCAAAGAAGAACAAACTTATATCGCACTTAAAGGTTCTCTGCGATTATGTTTTGATCCGGACTGGATGCCCTATGAGGGGAAAACAAAAGATGGTATGCTAGATGGCATGTCCTCTGATTATCTCGCTTTGTTAAGTCACAAAACTGGTTTTGATATAACTTTACGACCAACGTATAATTGGTCAGATAGCTTATTGGCGATAAAAAAGCGTCAATGCGATTTAATAATTATGGCAACGTCAACGAAAGAGAGGAAAGCTTATTTAGATTTTACAACTCCTTATCTCTCTTTTCCTTATGTGGTTGTGACTCAAAGTAAGCAAGATTTTGTAGATGATTTTGAGAAAGTCATCAATCATAAGTACGCAGTACTAAAAGATTATGCTAGTGTAAGTGATCTTAAAAGAAATTATCCCTCTTTGGATCTAGTAGAAGTTAAAAATATCTCTGAAGGTCTTCATAAAGTTAAAAGTGGTGAAGTTTTTGGTTTTATTGATTCTACAGCAACTGTGTCGCGTGTTATTCAAGCCGAAGGGCTGGATCTAAAAATATCCGCTAAATTACCTATTGGTTACGAACTCGCAATTGCTACACGTAATGATGAAGTATTCTTACATTCTATATTCCAAAAAGCTGTTGATTCCATTACTCCTGAAGATAAACAACGTATTGAGAATAAATGGTTAGCAATAAATATTCAACGTATTACTGATTATTCGTTAGCGTACAAAGTGTTATTTGGAAGTATAGTATTTATGATATTGATTTTATATTGGTATAAAAATCTTAAAAAAGCGCATAAGCGGACACAACATGCATTATGGCTACTTCAAAAGGCTAAAAAAAATTTAAAACAATTAAATTTTAATCTTGAAAAGCGGGTTGAGGAGGAGCTCGCTAAACGTATGAAGTTTGAGAAAGAACTATCTCAAAAAAGTCGTTTAGAATCTATGGGTGAAATGATTGATAATATCGCACATCAATGGCGTCAACCACTCATGAATATCAATGCAATTTTGCTCAATATAGATCGTATGTATGAATTGGGAAAATTAGATGCAAGCTATTTGGAAGATACACTCAAAGAAGCTACTGATTTGACAGCACATATGTCTCAAACTATCGAAGACTTTAGAAATTTTTTTCGTAAGGATAGAGATAAAGAGCTCGTACATATGAATGAGATTATGACTTATTCGTGTAATCTCTTAAGTAGCGTTCTTAAAGATATAACAATTTGTTTGGATAGTGCAGAAAATCTAAAAATATTAGTTTATAAAAATGAATTGATTCAAGTGATAGTTAGTATACTCAGTAATTCTATAGATGTTTTGATGCAACGAGATATTGGAAAGAAAAAAATTTTTGTTTCTGTAGTAGATTATAATGATGAGATAAGAATTATCATTGAAGATAACGGTGGTGGGATAGCAGATGAACATATAGACAGAATATTTGAACCTTATTACACTACAAAGCATAAGTTTGGTGGCAGTGGATTAGGGCTATATATATGTAAAATGATTATTGAAGAGCATATGCATGGTTTTATTTCTGTAGAGAATACGACAAATGGTGCAAAATTTATTATTATATTAAAAAAGGAGTTCTCTTGGGAGCAGATTTAA
- a CDS encoding efflux RND transporter permease subunit: protein MFSKYFINRPILSAVIAMIIMLLGFVAIKTLPISQLPNLTPPTVVVTAQYPGADAQTIANNILTPLESQISGADGLMYMSSKAAALPGSASITCTFNIGVNQDLAAVDVQNRINSVIAQLPQTTRDLGVTVQKKTSDILLLVAITSPDGSYDSTQISNYISANLIDEIKKIPGAGRSQIFGQRDYAMRVWLNPDKMASLGVSTAEIASAIRDQNLQVSPGRLGQGPTNDSQMWTMQLTSKGRFSTAEEFQNIIIRSKNDGSMIHLKDVARVELGSQNYEFFGRVNGKPAAMIGIFADTNANALDTSAAVAAKMEKLSKKFPKGIEYNIPYDTTDFVKISIEEVVFTLIASIVLVSLVIYLFLQSYRAAMIPILSIPISLTGAFIGMYLLGYSINTLTLFGLVLAIGIVVDDAIVVIENMERILQHEKLSPREAAIKAMGQISGPVVAIVLVMCAVFIPATFLGGMTGQLYKQFAATIAISVVFSGFMALTFAPAIGALILKHHENEPARFFRWFNRKFANMTDNYVRRSGFMIRKSFIFLIIYLSTYFFIGFFHKTLPSAFLPMEDQGYFITSINLPDGATANRTLEVVKQVEAILSKQEGVSKYTAITGINILTFSQEPNSAVVFTRLKPWSERTTKELKVFGILNSVGPKLGSIKEAKVFAMPPPSIRGMGPSDMFSLRLLQPGDNDFNKLADATNAFVADLRKEPSIKNPMSTMNINTPTLMVEVNREKAKMMGLSISDVYQTLQATIGAMYVNQFDKNGKTYWVEMQADSPYRATPEDIGRAWVRSSSGQLVPLSSVVTAKMSSAPSSIEHFNGVLCTTVMGSPAPGYSSGDLIKILEAKGDNVLPSTVSYDWEGLYLQEKLVGSKALMIMAFALVMVYLILAALYERWTLPISIMLAVPYGIMGAYTVVWLIPFLNNNVFFQIGLLTLIALSAKNAILVVEFAEEQRLMGKSVYDSAMEAARLRYRPMMMTSFAFLAGMLPLIFSSGAGAMGRFSIGVAMFGGMLAATFIERYFIPFLYYWVATTQEKFASRKGVAHE, encoded by the coding sequence ATGTTTAGTAAATACTTTATCAATCGCCCTATTCTATCAGCTGTTATTGCAATGATTATCATGCTGCTCGGATTTGTGGCAATTAAAACACTACCGATTTCACAGTTGCCGAATCTCACCCCTCCTACTGTTGTTGTTACCGCGCAGTATCCCGGTGCTGATGCGCAAACCATCGCCAACAATATCCTCACCCCTTTGGAATCTCAAATTTCTGGAGCGGATGGGTTAATGTATATGTCCTCCAAAGCAGCTGCTCTACCGGGAAGTGCTTCAATCACCTGTACCTTTAACATCGGTGTCAACCAAGATCTCGCGGCGGTAGATGTTCAGAACCGAATCAACTCGGTTATTGCTCAGCTACCCCAAACAACTCGTGATTTAGGAGTTACGGTTCAGAAAAAAACGTCTGATATTTTGTTATTGGTAGCGATTACATCCCCAGATGGAAGCTATGACTCAACTCAAATTAGTAACTATATCTCCGCCAACCTCATAGATGAGATTAAAAAAATTCCCGGTGCAGGACGTTCACAGATTTTCGGTCAACGCGATTATGCAATGCGGGTGTGGCTAAATCCAGACAAAATGGCATCTTTAGGGGTGAGTACTGCTGAAATAGCCTCAGCGATTAGAGATCAAAATCTTCAAGTCTCTCCGGGGCGTTTAGGTCAAGGGCCAACCAACGACTCTCAAATGTGGACGATGCAACTCACCTCAAAAGGGCGTTTTTCAACGGCTGAAGAGTTCCAAAATATCATAATACGTTCTAAAAATGATGGTTCTATGATTCATCTTAAAGATGTCGCCCGTGTTGAATTGGGTAGTCAAAACTATGAATTTTTTGGTCGTGTTAACGGTAAACCGGCTGCTATGATCGGTATTTTTGCCGATACCAATGCGAATGCACTCGACACATCAGCCGCTGTTGCTGCTAAAATGGAAAAACTCTCCAAAAAATTTCCTAAAGGGATTGAGTACAATATCCCCTACGACACAACTGATTTCGTCAAAATTTCGATTGAAGAGGTTGTCTTTACACTCATAGCCTCTATTGTTTTGGTCAGTTTGGTTATTTACCTCTTTTTGCAAAGCTATCGTGCGGCAATGATTCCGATTCTCTCCATCCCGATTTCTCTTACGGGCGCTTTTATCGGTATGTATCTACTAGGGTACTCTATCAACACCCTCACCCTCTTTGGTCTTGTTCTCGCTATCGGTATTGTCGTCGATGATGCTATCGTCGTTATCGAAAATATGGAGAGGATACTTCAACATGAGAAACTCTCTCCTCGCGAAGCGGCAATCAAGGCCATGGGACAAATTTCCGGTCCTGTTGTAGCGATTGTCTTGGTCATGTGTGCCGTCTTTATCCCTGCAACCTTTTTGGGTGGTATGACGGGACAGCTTTATAAACAATTCGCCGCAACCATCGCGATTTCTGTCGTATTCTCAGGCTTTATGGCACTTACGTTTGCTCCTGCTATCGGCGCATTGATTCTCAAACACCATGAGAATGAACCTGCCCGTTTTTTCCGCTGGTTTAACCGTAAATTTGCCAATATGACCGATAATTATGTTCGCCGATCCGGATTCATGATTCGTAAATCATTTATCTTTTTAATCATTTATTTATCAACCTACTTTTTTATCGGATTTTTTCACAAAACCCTTCCAAGCGCCTTTTTGCCGATGGAAGATCAGGGATATTTTATTACGAGTATTAACCTCCCTGACGGGGCAACCGCTAACCGTACGTTAGAGGTCGTTAAACAAGTTGAAGCAATTTTGAGCAAACAAGAGGGTGTTTCCAAATATACCGCTATTACCGGTATCAATATTCTCACTTTCTCTCAAGAGCCTAATTCTGCGGTTGTCTTTACCCGTCTAAAACCGTGGAGCGAAAGAACAACTAAAGAGCTTAAAGTCTTTGGTATACTCAACTCCGTAGGACCAAAACTTGGCAGTATCAAAGAGGCCAAAGTGTTTGCGATGCCTCCACCGTCGATTCGTGGTATGGGGCCATCGGATATGTTTTCACTTCGCCTCCTACAACCAGGGGATAACGATTTTAATAAACTCGCCGATGCTACCAATGCCTTTGTTGCCGATTTACGCAAAGAGCCGAGTATCAAAAACCCGATGAGCACCATGAATATCAATACACCGACGCTCATGGTTGAAGTGAACCGCGAAAAAGCAAAAATGATGGGGCTCTCTATCAGTGATGTCTACCAAACACTCCAAGCAACCATCGGAGCCATGTACGTCAACCAGTTTGATAAAAACGGTAAAACCTACTGGGTAGAAATGCAAGCCGATTCACCGTATCGTGCAACCCCTGAAGATATCGGACGGGCATGGGTTCGCTCATCATCTGGACAACTCGTCCCCCTTTCATCAGTTGTCACCGCTAAAATGTCGAGTGCACCATCTAGTATCGAGCACTTTAACGGTGTTCTCTGTACCACCGTCATGGGTTCACCTGCACCAGGCTATAGTTCCGGTGATTTGATTAAAATTTTGGAAGCCAAAGGGGATAATGTCTTACCATCAACGGTAAGTTATGATTGGGAAGGGTTATACCTCCAAGAGAAACTCGTCGGTTCTAAAGCACTGATGATTATGGCTTTTGCATTGGTGATGGTCTATTTGATTCTTGCGGCACTCTATGAGCGTTGGACATTGCCAATCTCAATTATGCTCGCTGTACCGTATGGGATTATGGGAGCGTATACGGTGGTTTGGTTGATTCCGTTTCTCAATAACAACGTATTCTTCCAAATCGGGCTACTCACCCTTATCGCCCTCTCGGCAAAAAATGCTATCTTAGTAGTAGAATTTGCCGAAGAGCAACGGCTGATGGGGAAAAGTGTCTACGATTCAGCGATGGAAGCGGCACGTCTTCGTTACCGTCCGATGATGATGACCTCGTTTGCCTTTTTAGCAGGGATGCTCCCACTTATCTTTAGTTCGGGGGCGGGTGCTATGGGACGTTTCTCAATCGGAGTTGCAATGTTTGGAGGTATGCTTGCGGCAACCTTTATCGAGCGGTATTTTATTCCGTTCCTCTATTACTGGGTCGCTACGACTCAAGAAAAATTTGCATCACGCAAAGGAGTCGCTCATGAATAA